A stretch of DNA from Manihot esculenta cultivar AM560-2 chromosome 7, M.esculenta_v8, whole genome shotgun sequence:
gatcccttgatgtaccttctctactGAAACTATCTGACGTTGCTCTTTGCAAAACAGGGAactgggcatccatgccctcattctctggcggagctcctgtcaatctcacagatcgacgagttcctctcatcctgtttctgaaaagcacaacatcacacaaaacatcatcaaatgattcatgtgagaacacatgaatccacaacaCATAGATAACAtaacaataatgcacatgcatctcgttatggcattccacatcatcatgcaagacaggacaccacattctatcctagtggacatgattttacctattgtgcttgccctcctataacctctaaaccaacctcttttcgatgtgggttctctctaatccttgaacaactGTACTCCCCACACCGTACttatgaggccctatgctctgataccaatttgtaacagcccgaaaaccgatagccctctgtaacggcccgaaccatcactggcactaggatccagatcggcttaaggccgccgggacccatagcaagccgactatactctctgtgtacctgaaaaATCctgtacatgatcaaacataactataacaACTGTAAAACTTTTCTATGACTAACCAGGCTTAACCAGAGCATACTCTTATCCTGTACAAATCTGGAATAGCCCTCAGGGCTTACACTAGTGGATGCTGTCCACTTAGGGTCAAGGGAGTGAAGCCCTTTCTTCCCATCACACTCTACATATGCCATACATTAAACCTGGTTCAGTACAtgtctcatcaagaaacggaaAACATgatacatgtacaaagggattattcaTACACTGGGGcatagcacaactctatccatcaTATGACACTAcactttaattacatcatgtcccctaatctattacatatgtacatgcatatccttcctcgatactcttgctgactctgacttcctgTAACTATCTCAAAACctacaaaactggggttaagggagagggatgagctctatagcccagtgagtaggaacaataaaacagttcagtaattacatgctatcatgaaatgcatcacatcacaaacatctcaccacacggatgaacttgtcaccaatagccctctacctaTGCATAGTATGATATACCCAACTGTGCccggggcgattaggcctcaccgggaatcataacatacatacccaACTGGGcctggggcgattaggcctcaccaaGACTTCACTTGTACTGTCTGTCTATCTgtatcatagtaccaggagcgacctggactatccaggggcgacctggtatggctatcttaTGCCATAATATCCTATCtactatcaagggctaaggatcatccaacattcatccacaagaacaacaacttatgcaatgcatcatattcgtgaattctaatgcaatacaacctaatacataacatggcattttatgataaATGGATCATGCTTGaaacgtgtcatttctcaatttaaaatattaagtttagttccactcacctgtagccactgcttggctaactctgggctacctctaactctgaagcagctactactgctgaacacctcggttcctcgggtccaatcctacaatggaggactcagatgaggtaccaaacatactctatcataactctaaacatctcttaaacaactccccaaaaaccccctaaaagatcctagaccaatcacacaaagcatgcaaaagaaggctggacaggacactttcggcggcagatttggcggccgaatgtcctctccagagacgaaactcgcctactttcggcggccgaaactcttctttcggcggccgaagccttcgggggcaaggttcgggggccaaaacacactccagagacgaaagtctcaaccttcggcggcaccttcggcggccgaacctcccctccagagacgaaagtccaatccttcgggggcaggtttaggcagccgaaaccacctcctcaacacgttcggcggccgaaccctccttcggcggccgaagctgggttctccagttaggcagaacctcgctcacctcatgctcaacttcccccaaacctcactcaacatgcatctcaacatacacagcaagcatatactcaaatatatgcacaaaggggtccaaaactacctcaaaaccccaacaaacaacacctacatactcatgcataaaaaccctcaaaaacatctttttacacctcaccatgcaactcttccctttccctccataaaacttgcttaaaacaccataaaacatcaggatcaacacttacctcttggctggtgtgatcctagcttcaaaacatggagaaaccaagcttctcaagcttcaagctccacaacttcctcttttactcaaaaccttcaaaaccaagtggaaactcatgaaaaccgTGCAAAAACCTcatgaaaacatccaaggagagCATAAACCCCACCTTGACCACAAAGGGAGCTTCCAGCACCTTCCATGGCCGGTCAAAGGGGCctaaataggtggccaaccgcctttccttcggctgccgaaactgcatgcaaaaccatgcaacgttcggcggcctaacgtgaagtttcggaagccgaacctatagcactttcggcggccgaacattaccttcggcggccgaacctgcatgttgcctccttggtcttttctcttcaaaactcatctcCTTTACTTTCCAAAACCATAAAACCCTTAAAACCATTTTAGAAAACTTCATTTTACTCTTGTTATACCCCTCAAAAgaatccgacacccgagattccaccggacggtaggaattctgatgcctgaatgagccgggtattacaagtttcCCCTCTCCTTTTCTCTCCCTGACATTTTCATTttgtattttcaatttttttacctTATTTTGGAATAAGAGAATGAAAAATAGagtgaaaaatttaaaaaaaaaaaatctttttttttggaTGACGAGATGAAAATGTTTAAAGACAAGTAATTTTTAATGACAAAATTACAGTTTTtgtctctaaatttttataaatcaacctataaaatataaagatatatttataatattagaaaaagcCTCCCACTTTCCCCTAATTtagatttgaaaatttttctttgaaaaatgttttaaaaattttctttgaaaaatttttaaaaatttcttttaaaattttctttgaaaaattttaaatgttaaattttctttgaaaaattttcaatgttaaattttctttgaaaaatttcttttaaaattttctttcctctttattttttcttttaaaaatttaaattttcttttacccAGTAATTTCTTATTTCTAATGAAGATTACCCTAGTATTCATTCCAGGCTTTTCAAAATCGCCACACATGTTAAGATAATTTACACCAATAGCCATTCAGCTTTAATAGTTATTACACTTTAGTCCCCATTATAAAATATctcatctttaaaatttttataaaaatcccttatttttaaaattttttcataaaagtcACTTTCAGTTTATTATCTTTCAAATGTTTCTACTACCTCTTGGAATCCtttacatataattaatttgttttaatATTATTCTCATCAAATTTGTCAATTTTATCTTTATAGTTTATTAAAATTTGTCCCGAATATGATTAGAGATGGTAACGGATTGGATATTTTTGAATATCCGATCTGATCGAACTCTAATAGAACAGATTTGAgtagttataatcgggtttggaatgggttcggattttaaaaataatacccgttgcggGTTCGGATCGGATTTTAGTTTTATGTACAGTTATTCACTATTCGaatccgtttatataaataattaatttaatataaaaaatatattttataataatatttatatatttttttatttaaaaatttaaatttaaatattttttaaaaatattaaattttttaaataaaaattattaatgagaaatattttttatataaattattaattaaaatatataaaaataaataggataataataattgaatttgaaaataatagtttaaattaatttttaattgaattcgAAATAAATTtggatattaataatataaatttgggGTTGGAGTTAGGGTATATGATCTATAAAAaagaagtggaaaagaactcGCGTGATCTACACTTGTCTTCTTCCTTCTCAGTACTACAATTCTTAGCCACGAACTCGCATGTACTACAATTCTTAGCCACGAAGGAAATATTACAGAGTGCATAGTGAGTCTTGCTCTCTCTTTCATTTCTCATAGTTTTGGGAGTCTCAGGTAACTCAAATTCTTTCTCCCCTTTAActcattctattttattttattattattttttcctgGTCCATGTAAATTTTGATCTTTTCTACCAAACTATTGAAAGTTCAGTTGATCTCATTCATTTGCATGTCATTTTGTTCTTTGAGAGGGAAAAATTAGGGAAGTAATTAAGAAATCAACACAGATCATGAATGGAGTGTGTTATTTACTATGACCCAGAAACAAAATCAATTTATTCTGATCTATTCCTTTTGGGTAGTCATCAAAACGTTAGAAAATAGACTTATACCTAGATTCAAGAGTTCTTAATAATTTCTTCAAATCCAGCAACTGTATCCTGGGATTGAGCTTCCTCATCTTCACTAGAACTGGTGTTTCAGTCTAGTCCTGGTAAATGCATGCAGCAGGTGAAGTGACCTTAAGAAATCCAAGTTAccaagtttttattttctctgcTCAGAATTGCAGATTCCCAGTTTCTGATGTAGTGCTAGGAACAAAATCTTCTAGGAAGTAAGCCATAGAAGGTGATACTTAGTTTCAGTAAGGTCAAAAGAACTATAAGAAAGTAAAAAGGTAGCTACGAAATGGTCGATGTTTATAATGTTGGgtaaaagttttttattttactttaccaaccatttttcataatttcatTAGTAAATTTCGTAGCtgtttttctcttttcctgcaaTTGCtatgttatattttatattttcagagGAGGTATTTCCTGTGAATGTTTGGTGGCAGAAGGCCTACATGTCTCTGTTTCTTGAAATTTTGCGGGGTGTTCTGCGTCTTATTGGAGTTGGAGATCACAAAGATGAAAAAGACGAGGAAGCATCTCATGGGAACACTTCACGAGAATCAAGGCTGTCTCAGAGTATTTTCAGTTCAAGCTCAACTGATTCAGCAAACAATGGATCCACATATGTTAACTCTGTGGAAAGAATTTATGATGTCTCTAGTAGTTCAAATAGTCATagaaaatatgttttttcatCTTCCCATTGTCCAGAAACATTTCCCTCTTGGCTGCCACCATCTTCTTCAAGTTCAACTCCATCAAAGCCATCCCCTCAAGCACCTTCATATTCTTTAAATCCATCCATTGGCCTCCCTAAACCTGCACCTTCTTCTTCTACACCATCTCCTTTATCCTCTGTAACTTCAGCATCTTCTTTTAGAACTATTCGTAAAGAACCTCCATCTTCCTCAACTCCTTCTTTATCATCATCCAACCCCCCTGCAACTTTTAAGCCAACTTTCACTCCGGCTTCCTCAAATCTCATAAAAATTCCTGAAGTCCAAAGATCCTATTATGAATCGTCTCCATCACCCTCTAAGAACCTTCAATCTTTTAAGCCAACACTGTCTCCAGCTTActcaaattttatcaaaatgccTGAAGTCCAAAGGTCCTGTTACGAATCATCTCCATCACCCTCCAAGAACCTTCCATCTTTTAAGCCAACACTGGCTCCAGCTTCCTCAAATGTCACAGGTCAACAGACAGAAGACAATTATGTATTAGTTCAAAAGGATGCAGAACCTATTTATATGATTCCCAAGGATATACAGGATTTGATCAAGAAAGACATGGTGCCTGGAGTTCTGAAGAAGCCCTTGTCTATGTCTACATATAAGGATTATTTTGCTGCTCTTCTGTATGCTGAAGACTTCTATATTGAGGTACTGACCATGTTAAACATATGTCAAGTATTTCCATTAATAATCTAGTTGATTAAGGAAACACATTAGTATGCATCAAAACATATGAAATCTTATTAATGCATAAGAAGCTCACTATTCAGAATAACATATGGCAGaaaatgccaaaaaaaaaatctggcAGCAGAACCAGCAAAAACACATAGGACCGCAAAAACGGAAAACTGTCTGAACTAGACCGGGCCTTTATGAATTTACAGTGTAAATACATGGGGTTCCATGTGAGTTCTACTCTCATTTTACACTATATATCCACATCGAAGGATAGGAATGAGCTGTATTCGGTTCAAACAGGAAAAATagatcgaaccgaattaatttgaaaattcagtttttttatttttgtcagttcagtttggtttttattttaaaaaatttcggttatttcgattcggttcgattatcAAAAAAACCAAACCAATTAATGGCAATAGtatattattcttttataatatagagagattagactATAATCAATATTGAAAtacttcaattaaattttagaatactaaaaataaaatgtaacaaaataaaaaggccaaccaatcaaatcaaaccgaactagATCAGTTCAATTCGAGTCGATTTCTGTCCAAAattggttcggtttgatttttacaaatactaaaattttaattttcggttaatttaattcgattcgattttaaaccaaacTGGCCGAATACTCAGTTGTATAGACTCAGTCGAAGGAAGAATTTCCCTTATATATAACCTTCTGTTTAGTAGATACGTTTATGTAGAAACAGTAACTGTTGTACACAGTTCATGCTGTTGCCTCTAAGTCTGCAATTTTTTGCAATTTACAATATCATTTGTGCTCAAAGTCATTGTTTCTTGGTTTCATAAATTTTTGATTCAGTGTGTTTATCTAGTAACTTCAGCCTTTTCCACTGGGTTGGTTAATGTTTTTGTATGAATCAGAAATGGAGCAAGTTCAAATTGGTGGATATCACACTGAAGTTGCAAAAAGCATCAGTCCTCGACCGACGATTACAGTTCACAGAGAATGATGAGAAGCACAATAAAACCTTTGTGACATTTGAGATTGACTCTTGTTGTGAGAGGCGGCCATTTCTATTATCAAGAGACTTTGTCTTTGCAAGACCTTCGGGAAATAAATCTGAGCCATTTCAGGTTAGCTACAAGACCTTCTGGTCATGTATATTTATCTCAAAAAATTCCATTTTATCCATAACGTTTAGTTGTTTTCA
This window harbors:
- the LOC110619208 gene encoding probable RNA helicase SDE3 isoform X1; translation: MLYFIFSEEVFPVNVWWQKAYMSLFLEILRGVLRLIGVGDHKDEKDEEASHGNTSRESRLSQSIFSSSSTDSANNGSTYVNSVERIYDVSSSSNSHRKYVFSSSHCPETFPSWLPPSSSSSTPSKPSPQAPSYSLNPSIGLPKPAPSSSTPSPLSSVTSASSFRTIRKEPPSSSTPSLSSSNPPATFKPTFTPASSNLIKIPEVQRSYYESSPSPSKNLQSFKPTLSPAYSNFIKMPEVQRSCYESSPSPSKNLPSFKPTLAPASSNVTGQQTEDNYVLVQKDAEPIYMIPKDIQDLIKKDMVPGVLKKPLSMSTYKDYFAALLYAEDFYIEKWSKFKLVDITLKLQKASVLDRRLQFTENDEKHNKTFVTFEIDSCCERRPFLLSRDFVFARPSGNKSEPFQGLIYRVARSTTVLVEFGDDFHAQHHSSCKYDVSFSFNRVCLKRAHQAIEAASNPSFKDYIFPDCDFRMRLSASSPSYSKILSFHGPPPYLIEGPLCVTKARWNENRQLSETGLFVQESVLEIYQSSQKHRVLICAPINSTCDLLTRSLKRHIPESDMFRANAAFREIDGVPTDILSSCVYKGECFSCPRLQELQNFRVILSTYVSSFRLCNEGIAAGHFSHIFLMDASSATEPEAMVALANLANKNTTVVVTGAPGNYPAWVRSDIARKNGLKDSYFKRLRERNPYSRLDPMFIKKLVSFESTEDKQSFDPFSFV
- the LOC110619208 gene encoding probable RNA helicase SDE3 isoform X2, coding for MSLFLEILRGVLRLIGVGDHKDEKDEEASHGNTSRESRLSQSIFSSSSTDSANNGSTYVNSVERIYDVSSSSNSHRKYVFSSSHCPETFPSWLPPSSSSSTPSKPSPQAPSYSLNPSIGLPKPAPSSSTPSPLSSVTSASSFRTIRKEPPSSSTPSLSSSNPPATFKPTFTPASSNLIKIPEVQRSYYESSPSPSKNLQSFKPTLSPAYSNFIKMPEVQRSCYESSPSPSKNLPSFKPTLAPASSNVTGQQTEDNYVLVQKDAEPIYMIPKDIQDLIKKDMVPGVLKKPLSMSTYKDYFAALLYAEDFYIEKWSKFKLVDITLKLQKASVLDRRLQFTENDEKHNKTFVTFEIDSCCERRPFLLSRDFVFARPSGNKSEPFQGLIYRVARSTTVLVEFGDDFHAQHHSSCKYDVSFSFNRVCLKRAHQAIEAASNPSFKDYIFPDCDFRMRLSASSPSYSKILSFHGPPPYLIEGPLCVTKARWNENRQLSETGLFVQESVLEIYQSSQKHRVLICAPINSTCDLLTRSLKRHIPESDMFRANAAFREIDGVPTDILSSCVYKGECFSCPRLQELQNFRVILSTYVSSFRLCNEGIAAGHFSHIFLMDASSATEPEAMVALANLANKNTTVVVTGAPGNYPAWVRSDIARKNGLKDSYFKRLRERNPYSRLDPMFIKKLVSFESTEDKQSFDPFSFV